The nucleotide sequence CAGAAATTTCAAAAGAAGCCACTTTTAGAGAATACTTTCCAAGAATATCCTTAAACGCCGAATTTGACAAGATATATCCCTATACGACTTTTCCCAAAGAAACTTGGAATGAACAGTACATACTTGGAGTTTCGGTAAGCTCAAACCTTTTAAACTTTCAGAGAAACATCAAACTTAAAATGGATAAAGTTCAGATTTCTTTAACGAAAGAAAACATAAAAACTAGTCGTTTAAATCTTTACTTTGAAGGAATATCAAAACTCTTAAAGCTAAAAGCTTTAGAGAAGACAATAAAGATAAGAAAAGATCTCTTAAAAAGTAGTCGGGAGATTCTAGCAATTTCTCAGGAAAAGTATAAGCAAGGGTTAGCTTTAATTACGGACGTGCTTAAAGCAAAAGCCAACCTTGAAAATGCAAAAAACTCTTTACAGAAAGCAAAGAAAGAGTATGTAAAAACTTTTAACGGACTTAACGAACTTGTGGATTTTGTCCTAAGAGAAGATGAAAAGCCTGAAGTTGAACTTTTGGAAAGACTAAACCTTCCTAAGGTAGATATCTTAGTTCAAGAAGCTTTGAAAAAAAGACCTGAAATTTTGAGTTTAAAAAAGGAAATTGAAATTTCAAAACTCAATGTGGAGCTCCAGAAGAAAACGCTATCTCCCCAACTCACCGTAAGTGCTTCCTATAGCAAGAT is from Desulfurobacteriaceae bacterium and encodes:
- a CDS encoding TolC family protein, whose protein sequence is MRKTLLVFLILTKASFGLTIDELKKLIDEKSLDIASGKEAVKKAEISKEATFREYFPRISLNAEFDKIYPYTTFPKETWNEQYILGVSVSSNLLNFQRNIKLKMDKVQISLTKENIKTSRLNLYFEGISKLLKLKALEKTIKIRKDLLKSSREILAISQEKYKQGLALITDVLKAKANLENAKNSLQKAKKEYVKTFNGLNELVDFVLREDEKPEVELLERLNLPKVDILVQEALKKRPEILSLKKEIEISKLNVELQKKTLSPQLTVSASYSKMDTKFFPENDNFNFSVSLNFPIFDSGETKLKTLASQKDLKIKLISLKKQENAIRREVLNAFEEVRSAIVEAESAKAFLCFSKKAYDRTFAEYKAGVSDITTLLQTFQNLKEAEENYISALLNLNISYYSLKKATGELIGGKE